A genomic region of Planococcus kocurii contains the following coding sequences:
- a CDS encoding 5' nucleotidase, NT5C type, with product MKFGFDIDDTLINLREYAFHYYQQQLGKRVDIDIFHTLNRVEIHEAFGLSDEEGKDLWNRSLDFLYFTDCPLYFGALDLLKQLESGGHDIYYITSRPPEYADNTFNWMVEQDFPIVRENFFCGMKDSEKVEIIQNLQLDYYFDDKPAVLDTLTNTPVKVIVKDQSYNRHLDLPRVENWDELGDLINSEIK from the coding sequence ATGAAATTTGGCTTTGACATAGACGATACATTGATTAATTTACGTGAATATGCCTTTCATTATTACCAACAGCAATTAGGTAAACGTGTGGACATCGATATTTTCCACACCTTGAATCGCGTCGAAATACATGAAGCGTTCGGATTAAGTGATGAAGAAGGCAAGGATTTGTGGAATCGCTCTTTGGATTTTTTGTATTTCACGGACTGTCCCCTCTACTTCGGGGCACTTGATCTACTGAAACAACTCGAATCAGGTGGTCACGACATCTACTATATAACATCACGTCCCCCAGAGTATGCTGACAATACGTTCAACTGGATGGTTGAACAAGACTTCCCTATCGTAAGAGAAAACTTTTTCTGTGGCATGAAAGATTCGGAAAAAGTGGAGATCATTCAAAATTTGCAGCTGGATTATTATTTCGACGATAAGCCTGCTGTCTTGGATACTTTAACGAATACTCCTGTAAAAGTTATCGTCAAAGATCAATCTTATAATCGGCACCTCGATTTGCCACGTGTTGAGAATTGGGATGAGTTGGGCGATTTAATAAATAGTGAAATAAAGTAA